TAATTTCTTCATTAATAACGGAACTCCGCCAATTTTATCAAATTGCCATATTGGAAATCTTCCACCAGGCAATAAATCTGCTATATGAGGAGTTCTTGAACTTATTCTATCAAAATCATCAATTGTAAGTTTAACATTTGCTTCATGAGCAATTGCTAATAAATGAAGTACGGTATTTGTTGATCCTCCCATAGCTAAATCAACAGTTATTGCATTTTCAAAAGATTCGAAGGTTAATATATCTCTTGGTTTTATATTATTCTCAAGAACTTTAATTATAGATTTTCCAGTTTCTTTAGCAATTATTTTCCTTCTTGAATCAATAGCAGGTATAGTGGAACTACCAGGTAATGATAAACCTAATGCTTCTATTAATATAGCCATTGTGTTTGCTGTATATAATCCTGCACATGATCCTACTCCTGGGCATGCAAATTCTTCTATGTTCTTAAATTCTTCTAATGATATTTTTCCTGCAGAATATGCCCCTATAGCTTCATAAACATCACCATATGCAAGCATTCTTTCTCCTAATTTTCCCGTTAGCATAGGGCCACCATTAATAAAAATTGATGGAATATTAAGTCTAGCTGCTGCCATTATCATTCCTGGCTCAATTTTATCACAACTAGCTATAAGCACTAAAGCATCAAAACAATGAGCTAATGTCATTAATTCTATAGAATCTGCTATAATATCTCTACTAACTAAAGAAGCTTTCATTCCCTCATGACCCATAGCTATGCCATCGCATATTGCTATAGTATTAAATTCAATAGGTGTTCCACCAGCTGAATAAACACCATCTTTAACGTATTTACTAATTTCATTAAGATGTAAATGTCCAGGGACTATTTCATTCCAAGAATTAGCAATCCCTATGAATGGTTTTTCTATATCTTCATTTGTATACCCCATAGCTTTAAAAAGAGATCTATGAGGAGCTCTTTCTATACCTTCAGTGATAATACGACTTTTATGCTTTAATCTATTCAAATTCATATTCAATTATTGATAATTTTATAAAATTTAAACTTTACTATTTTTTATTTCTCAAATACTTGAGGATTAGCTATGTATTTTGGTTTTTCTCCTTTCAAAGCTTTTACTAAATCTTGAGCAAGAGTTAAATCAACTCTTGATAATGCTTCAATAGTATAAGATGCCATATGTGGTGCAACTATAACATTTTCTAATTTAAATAGTGGATTATCTTTATCAGGAGGTTCTTTTTCAAAAACATCTAATGCAGCTCCTGCTATTCTTTTCTCTTTTAAAGCTTCAATTAATGCCTTTTCATCTATTATTGGTCCACGTGCAGTATTTATTAATAAAGCATCTTTCTTCATTAATGAAATTTCTTTTTTTCCAATCATTCCTTTTGTTTCAGGAGTTAATGGGACATGTATTGTTATAATATCGGATTCTTTTAAAAGAGTTTCTAAATTAACAAATTCTATTCCATAAATCTCCGCTTCTTTTCTATGTTTTTCTGGATGTGCAGTTGTACATAAAATTCTCATATCAAAGCCTTTTGCTCTTTTTGCTACTCTTAAACCTATCGATCCTAAGCCAATTATTCCTAAAGTTTTTCCATATATTTCTTTACCTATAAATTTTAAAGGAGACCATTCTCCTTTTATAGTTGAAAGGTGAGCATCTATGATTTTTCTTGCTAAAGCTAATATTAAACAAAAAGTAAAATCAGCAACAGAATCTGCATTTTCTTGTGGAACAAAAGTAACTATTACTCCATGCTTTGTAGCAGCATTTAAATCTATATTATCTAATCCAATACCATGTTTTGCAATAACTTTTAATCTACGTGAGGAACTTATTACTCTTTCTGTTACTTCATCCATTCCAAC
This genomic stretch from Nitrososphaerota archaeon harbors:
- the ilvD gene encoding dihydroxy-acid dehydratase, which encodes MNLNRLKHKSRIITEGIERAPHRSLFKAMGYTNEDIEKPFIGIANSWNEIVPGHLHLNEISKYVKDGVYSAGGTPIEFNTIAICDGIAMGHEGMKASLVSRDIIADSIELMTLAHCFDALVLIASCDKIEPGMIMAAARLNIPSIFINGGPMLTGKLGERMLAYGDVYEAIGAYSAGKISLEEFKNIEEFACPGVGSCAGLYTANTMAILIEALGLSLPGSSTIPAIDSRRKIIAKETGKSIIKVLENNIKPRDILTFESFENAITVDLAMGGSTNTVLHLLAIAHEANVKLTIDDFDRISSRTPHIADLLPGGRFPIWQFDKIGGVPLLMKKLLKAGLLNGDVITVTGKTLKENLEEYSFPFIEKQEIVKDIDNPIRKTGALVILKGNLAPEGAVVKIAGVEKLIHEGPARVFNCEEDAYKAIIKGEIEKGDVIVVRYEGPRGGPGMREMLSITAAVVGSDLSKYVALITDGRFSGATRGLMVGHVSPEAAVGGPIAIVENDDIILIDAISKKLELKISKEEIEKRLKKWEPPKPKYTYGSLARYSKLASSASKGALMSI
- a CDS encoding phosphoglycerate dehydrogenase, giving the protein MKVFISSRSFGVACPQAIELIKSVAEIERSTFGRKLNEKELMDIVPYYDGIIVGMDEVTERVISSSRRLKVIAKHGIGLDNIDLNAATKHGVIVTFVPQENADSVADFTFCLILALARKIIDAHLSTIKGEWSPLKFIGKEIYGKTLGIIGLGSIGLRVAKRAKGFDMRILCTTAHPEKHRKEAEIYGIEFVNLETLLKESDIITIHVPLTPETKGMIGKKEISLMKKDALLINTARGPIIDEKALIEALKEKRIAGAALDVFEKEPPDKDNPLFKLENVIVAPHMASYTIEALSRVDLTLAQDLVKALKGEKPKYIANPQVFEK